Proteins from a single region of Leptolyngbya sp. 'hensonii':
- a CDS encoding ISKra4 family transposase (programmed frameshift) produces the protein MDPEKKAQIQAHARALAALLYEETDPEQVKTLAGIEAAVRGHLLEHVGPEIGGFFIATSSGTTSGRKRRLDSIIGRLRLSEKQAQILEVKAYTRWSPYLEQCCLLVSANESYERAAEDIEVLTGVKVAHSTQQRLVHRQTFELPQVEGTVEEMSVDGGKVRLRTPQGQPSEWRDYKGVNLHECCVAAFFQDNEQLTHWVNNQALSDPLTCLGDGHDGIWNIYTQIGPSTQRREILDWYHLVENLGKVGGSQQRLGAVEACLWQGDIEGAIAQFDDWKHERVATFIGYLSKHRQRIVNYGYYQAEGISIGSGAIESTVKQIGQRIKISGAQWEKNNVPQVLKQRCAYLNGQFSK, from the exons ATGGACCCTGAGAAAAAAGCCCAAATCCAAGCCCACGCCCGTGCCCTTGCCGCCTTGCTATACGAGGAAACCGACCCGGAGCAAGTGAAAACATTGGCAGGGATTGAGGCAGCAGTGAGAGGGCATCTGCTGGAACACGTCGGTCCAGAGATCGGGG GATTTTTTATTGCAACAAGCAGCGGCACCACGAGTGGACGAAAGCGCAGGCTCGATAGTATCATCGGACGACTGCGCTTGAGTGAGAAGCAGGCACAAATTCTGGAGGTGAAAGCCTACACGCGCTGGAGTCCTTACCTGGAGCAGTGTTGTTTATTGGTGAGTGCCAATGAGTCGTACGAACGAGCAGCGGAAGACATCGAAGTACTGACTGGGGTGAAGGTTGCTCACAGCACTCAACAACGATTAGTGCATCGTCAAACCTTTGAATTACCGCAAGTGGAAGGAACGGTTGAGGAGATGAGTGTAGACGGTGGCAAAGTGCGATTGCGCACCCCTCAAGGACAACCGAGCGAATGGCGAGATTACAAGGGGGTGAATCTGCATGAGTGTTGCGTTGCTGCTTTTTTCCAGGACAACGAGCAATTGACCCACTGGGTCAATAATCAGGCGCTGTCTGACCCGCTCACCTGCCTGGGAGATGGGCATGATGGCATCTGGAATATTTATACCCAAATTGGCCCCTCGACCCAAAGACGGGAGATCTTGGATTGGTATCACCTGGTTGAGAATTTGGGCAAGGTTGGAGGGTCGCAGCAACGCTTAGGGGCGGTAGAAGCTTGTTTGTGGCAGGGCGATATCGAGGGGGCAATCGCCCAGTTTGACGATTGGAAACACGAGCGGGTTGCGACTTTCATTGGCTACCTCAGTAAGCATCGACAGCGGATTGTCAACTACGGCTATTATCAAGCCGAAGGCATCTCCATTGGTTCTGGTGCGATTGAATCGACGGTCAAACAAATCGGGCAGCGCATCAAGATATCGGGAGCACAGTGGGAAAAGAACAACGTACCACAAGTACTCAAGCAGCGCTGTGCTTACCTGAATGGTCAATTCTCAAAATGA
- a CDS encoding class I SAM-dependent methyltransferase, whose protein sequence is MNTDSQTENVAALIDLHRGLDHKGPGDFDFSRNILSNLSTLPLKPRIADLGCGSGASALLLAQHYQSTVMAVDASSVFIEELKARAKQVGLEHLIIPVHGDMAKLDWSVRSLDLLWSEGASASQFCKTHFEN, encoded by the coding sequence ATGAATACAGACTCTCAAACAGAGAACGTTGCCGCCTTGATTGATTTACACCGTGGACTTGATCATAAAGGACCAGGTGACTTTGACTTCTCGCGCAATATTTTGAGCAATCTTTCTACCTTGCCTCTCAAGCCACGCATTGCTGATCTCGGATGTGGAAGCGGTGCAAGTGCATTGCTGCTTGCACAACACTACCAAAGCACTGTCATGGCAGTAGATGCCTCATCTGTTTTTATTGAGGAACTCAAAGCTCGCGCAAAACAGGTCGGTCTTGAGCATCTCATCATTCCGGTTCATGGTGATATGGCTAAACTCGATTGGTCAGTGCGTTCGCTTGACCTGCTTTGGTCAGAGGGAGCGAGTGCATCCCAGTTTTGTAAGACTCATTTTGAGAATTGA
- a CDS encoding group 1 truncated hemoglobin encodes MSTLYDKLGGAAAVDLAVEKFYEKVLADERVQHFFAHTDMQQQKKHQKAFMTYAFGGAKHWDGRPMRDAHKELVTEMGLTDSHFDAIAEDLVATLVELEVPQALIDEVVQIVGSVAHRSDVLNR; translated from the coding sequence ATGAGTACACTGTATGACAAGCTTGGTGGTGCAGCGGCTGTTGATTTGGCTGTAGAAAAGTTTTATGAGAAGGTCTTGGCGGATGAGCGAGTGCAGCATTTCTTCGCTCACACGGATATGCAACAACAGAAAAAGCATCAGAAAGCCTTTATGACCTATGCCTTTGGTGGTGCTAAGCATTGGGATGGTCGGCCTATGAGAGATGCTCATAAAGAATTAGTGACTGAGATGGGCTTAACCGATAGCCACTTCGATGCGATTGCCGAGGATTTAGTTGCTACCCTAGTTGAGTTGGAAGTTCCCCAAGCCTTAATTGATGAGGTAGTGCAGATTGTAGGTTCTGTCGCTCATCGGAGTGATGTCTTAAATCGCTAA
- a CDS encoding diguanylate cyclase, whose amino-acid sequence MAAHNNIELDVSPTSQSRIEQLQVKMPDGVVLELVRGAHGLQRAEPDTMQETGTIQLALQLMGEAVIVTDAAGRVIFLNSDAEKLTGWKFEDAQSQLASTVFQVVQDINVNLVEPFTESSLEELHHGEQTNTEYVLLLSKDNRQLVIDYSVTLLRGSDGAVEGTLLVFRNINGTSSSARSRTWQTNYDPLTQLMNRCFFEQYLERVVCNSRILDQQHVLCYIDVDRFKIINEVGGHIAGDEFLCQISQLFRQRVRKTDILARLGSDEFALILHQCELEQALKVVQSLCEEVQKLRFFWKNNTFNLTISVGLVLLNNHYDSLSSALSAADAACQTAKSHGRNRIHVYQPETDGLHRRTEMHWAMRLFNALETDQFRL is encoded by the coding sequence ATGGCTGCTCACAACAACATAGAGTTGGATGTTTCACCTACTTCGCAGAGCAGAATAGAACAGTTGCAGGTCAAAATGCCAGATGGGGTTGTACTGGAATTGGTACGGGGAGCCCATGGCTTGCAACGAGCTGAACCCGATACAATGCAGGAGACAGGAACTATCCAACTGGCCCTCCAACTGATGGGGGAAGCAGTCATCGTGACTGATGCCGCAGGGCGTGTGATATTTCTCAACTCAGATGCAGAAAAATTAACCGGTTGGAAGTTTGAAGATGCCCAATCTCAGCTAGCTTCAACGGTATTCCAGGTGGTTCAGGACATCAACGTTAATCTTGTAGAGCCTTTCACTGAATCATCCCTTGAGGAGCTCCATCATGGCGAACAAACAAATACTGAATATGTGCTCCTTCTCTCTAAGGATAATCGTCAATTAGTCATTGATTATTCAGTCACCCTACTGCGTGGAAGTGATGGAGCAGTCGAGGGTACATTGCTGGTATTTCGAAATATTAATGGAACAAGCAGTTCAGCCCGATCGAGGACTTGGCAGACCAACTATGACCCCCTGACCCAATTGATGAATCGCTGTTTTTTCGAGCAATATCTGGAGCGAGTGGTTTGTAACTCCAGAATCTTGGATCAACAACACGTTCTTTGCTATATCGATGTCGATCGGTTCAAAATTATCAATGAGGTCGGCGGACACATTGCAGGAGATGAATTTCTCTGCCAGATCAGTCAATTATTTCGGCAACGGGTTCGCAAAACAGATATCCTGGCTCGACTGGGAAGCGATGAATTTGCCTTAATTCTGCACCAGTGTGAATTAGAACAGGCTCTGAAAGTAGTCCAATCGTTATGTGAAGAAGTTCAAAAACTCCGATTCTTCTGGAAGAACAACACATTTAACTTGACTATCAGCGTAGGCCTCGTTCTCCTCAATAATCACTATGACAGTTTATCGAGTGCCTTAAGTGCTGCAGATGCAGCCTGTCAAACGGCTAAGAGCCATGGTCGCAACCGCATTCATGTCTACCAGCCAGAGACAGATGGATTACATCGGCGGACTGAAATGCATTGGGCTATGCGGTTATTTAACGCCTTGGAGACGGATCAATTCCGGCTCTAA